One genomic segment of Capricornis sumatraensis isolate serow.1 chromosome X, serow.2, whole genome shotgun sequence includes these proteins:
- the NBDY gene encoding negative regulator of P-body association: MGDQPCTSGRSTLPPGNTRETKPPKKRCLLAPRWDYPEGTANGGNTTLPSTPPPASPGLKSHPPPPEK; encoded by the coding sequence ATGGGGGACCAACCTTGTACCTCCGGGAGATCCACGCTCCCACCTGGAAACACGCGGGAAACGAAGCCTCCAAAAAAGCGCTGCCTTCTAGCTCCACGTTGGGATTATCCTGAAGGAACCGCTAACGGAGGTAACACCACTCTCCCTTCCACACCTCCTCCGGCATCACCGGGCCTGAAGTCGCATCCACCTCCTCCAGAGAAGTAG